ctggctcctctgtgtttttgtaaatattgttgggattttggtgtgttgtgtgtggcctagcctggcggtttttattaacagataaaccagcagcagcaaaataagacCCGCCCGTGAGAATAGTGCGTTGTGGCGTTTtcctgattttaaaaaaaacaggtgactTGTTACacattttgcaaaagatctGACATGCTCTGCTacttgtgtgtgtagatgtgtgaatttagggttttgacaaaatgagccttgtttttaaaattgtgcctaagcaattaaaaaactgtatttaatCATCTTCATCTACTTCCAGCTGTTCCCATCAGGGGGCGCCACAGCAAATCATCTGTTTCCTCCTaactcatcctctcctctcacaccaGCTACCTTCATGTCCTCTTCATCCATTTATCTCCTCATCGGCCTTCCTCTTGATCTTGTTGCCTCCATTTCCAGCATCCTTCTACCAATATAACCActatccctcctctgcacatgtccaaaccatctcagtctgtcctctctgtctttgtctccaaaacaacctgagctgtccctcCTCTGATGTTCCTGCTCCTGTCCATCCTCATCACTCACAAAGAgaacctcatcatcatcatcatcatcattatcatcaccatcatcatcaccatcatcatcatcatcatcatcttcatcttttcaGCAGCTAAAGCTTTCTGCTTAGTGAACATGTTTCTCAGCAGACTTTTAATGTGCTAACAGGAAGAATGTGTCCatcagacacactgtgtgtagtgACACTGTGACggacatgtgagtgtgtgtgatgacatgtTGATGCACTCAGTCTGTCTCAAACATGATTCTCACCTGTGGAGTTTACTTCATGTGTTAACTGtgtcacatgtgtgcagaacAGCTCTTCtaagtgtttgtgtagtttttaaGGACTTCCTTTGTGCTTTGTCAGGCCTGTTGTAGTTTTTCATGCCTGTTTTAGTGCTGTGTCAGGCCTGTTTGTAGTTTGTTGTGCCTGTTTTGTTAGATTTTCTTCTTGCTTTAgttatttttatgtctgtttaatagttttctctgtctgtgatgtcaccctgtCTTTAAACGGGCCGTCTTCCTGCGATGACACCACGCCCTGTTCCTCACCTTCCACCACGagtcttggaggaaaacctcaGCCTGCTCCTTCCTTGATCCGTCCAATAGTCTCACACCGTCCACCTGCAGAACAACATCCATATTCTCATCCCTCAGtcctctgcctgctgcctcCATACAAATCCTCCTGAGGGTTTGACTTCACTTCAACAAGATTCTCTGAGAAAACCTCACAGAGCCAGACCTACATCTTAGGCTCTCATCACTCGTTCAATGACCAGCTGTCATTGTTTGTCCCTCCTCACACTGTGACATCCTCTGACAGCTTAACTCAACCAGTGTGTagcatcttctcctcctcctcctcctcctcctctgccaggATAACACCCtgcctctccatcctccagtgAGTGCTGCCCTCTCTCCATCCGTCCTCAGCCCACTGCCTGCTGAATCCACAACAAACCTGCCATCCTCATATTGTCTGTACAGACAAACATGGCTGTTGTTAAGCttgatccatactccgcgagacaaagagcggagaacgcgctccacgggtggtaagagatacaaaaaaaggtcttttccgcactgaggtaccatactccgcgagacgcgtgtgtgcagaactcctcatacggcccgcccactaaactatactttactgagttttttaacacaccacaaggacttgtgtcatggcaagagggcattatacagggagggtgcctgcaacagcgtgagatgtcccaTCTGTAACCAGAGGTGATGGTGACTGTTGAACCAGTCAGTAAAATTGAATGCTAGCtggaagctaacatgctagctgATTGATGATAGTCCTGATGACATGTGTGAGCACACAGCTCCAGCTTTGAAGGagtttgtcagtgtgtttggcTGCTGGTCAACAAATGTGTGTAGATAAATGTTACCACAGTTGTAGCAGACAATAGCGTTCATCAGACTGTAGGGGGACCCAGTGAGCAGTTCCTCCAtagtgttgctttaaatgagtCCCAAATGTGACGTGAGAACTTCCTGGTTATCAGTGAGTGCTGGACTGGAGCTGCAGGATCATAAACTCTCTCAGCCAAAGTCCGAAGTCTGTGATCATCAATAAAACACATGATCAGCTCATATCTGATCAACTGACTGCACACTGTATGGCTTCTCTTGGACAATATGTGCAGTTTATGAAGTCAGAGCAGTCATGCAGTTAATGCCATGACATTCATAGTCCTTCAAACAGAGGACAGATATACAGTgtgtacagaaagtattcagacccccttaaatttctcactctttgttatattgcagccatttgctaaaatcatttaagtagttttttcctcattaatgtacacacagcaccccatattccCAGGaaaacagaattgttgacagttttgcagatttattaaagaAAATAGTGAAATGTCAcctggtcctaagtattcagagtctttgctgtgactctcatatatttaactcaggtgcgtccatttcttctgatcatccttcagatggttctacaccttcatttgtgttcagctgtgtttgatgatactgattggacttgattaggaaagacacacacctgtctgtataagaccttacagctcacagtgcatgttagagcacatgaggatcatgaggtcaaaggaactgcctgaagagctcagagacagaattgaggcacagatctggccaaggttacaaaaaaaattatgaTGCACTTgaggttcctaagagcacagtggcctccatagtCCTTAAATGGAAGACATTTGGGACAACCAGACCCCTTCCTAGAGCCGGCCGTCTGGCCAAACTGAGCTATCAGGGTAGAAGAGGCTTGGTGAGAGAAgtaaagaagaacccaaagatcactgtggctgagctccagagatgcagtcgggagatgggagaaagttgtagaaagtcaaccatccctgcagccctccaccagtcAGGGCAATGACAGCTAAAATAACCAAGGAGTGGCTTCACTACAGCTCTGTGACTGTTCTTGAATGGCCCAGCCAGAGTCCTGACTTAAACCCAATTGAGCATCTCTGGAAAGACCTAAACATGGCTGTTCACCAACGTTTACCATCCAACCTGACAGAACTGGAGAGAATCTGCAAGGAGGAATGGCAGAGGATCCCCAAATCCAGCTGTGGAAAAACCTGTTGCATCTTTCCCAAAAAGACTTGTGGCTGTATTAGATCAAAAGGCTGCTTCTACTAAATACtgagcaaaggctctgaatacttaggaccatgtgatagtttagtttttcttttttcataaatctgcaaacatgtcaacaatgctgtgttttcctgtcagtATGGGGCTGTGTGTGCATTAATGAGGAACAAAATGGACTTGAATggttttagcaaatggctgcaatataacaaagagtgaacaatttaagggggtctgaatacttcccaCTGTATGTCTGTACCATCAGATGTTGTCTATgaaggtttgattcatcctcaGTGTCTCCAGTAGTTTCTTTACCACAACTGCTTCATCAGGACATTTATGaggtgtgtgtgattaaaacaATGAAGTTAGAACAGTCTGCATGAGGTCAGAGGTTTCAGGTGTGTTCAGTAATAAAAGGTTTGACAATAATTAACCCATGAAAGGAGAGGCTGGAATAGAAGTCAGACTCTGAACCTCATTCTGGATCCTGACACGCTTCAATCCAGGACCACATCAAAGGCTGTGAAATCCTGAACTGAACAACACTTACCTGCTGGATGATCAGAGACAAACTGAAGATTATTGAACTTGGTGAGTTTTTCACTTGAGGACGCCTTAAAAACAGAAGAATGGCAGAAAAAGATCCTGGTGTGTGTCCGTGTTTCCTTCTTCTAACATCAGCTGTGAGGACAAACTGTTCCCTGACTGCCTCATAAATCTCACTAACAGGTGCCATGATGAAGAGATCATCAGTGCTGTTCATGTAACGGGTGGTACACAGGCTCCAagctgaggaagagaggagggctccctgcaggaggaaggaagCGTTTGTGGGTTGGTTCTGGTCGGGACAGACCTCGCTCCACACTGACGCACACAGAGGCCACAGCACAGGTATGTGTGTTGGCTGTAACCTTCTGTTGAAGTTGTATGAATGTGGTTAATGTGGTTTTCATGTGTTGCAGACACATGCTCAGGAACAGTGGGGTGTCAGCGGTCTGCCAGGTATTTTAAATGATGCTGATATGACCTTATGGGTTTTAAATTATTGATGACTAAAGTCCTTTTGTGTCTTTGCAGAGCATCAGCTTGTTGGACGTCTCTGCTCTTGACACGGTGCAGATTTTGGTTTAATTGTAGATTTCTTGTCTTTGTCCGTCATTAATCAGAATTGTTTTTCTGAAATCAATTGATTCACTTTTACCCACCTTCACTTGATCAGCTGGACAGTGGCCTGTGTAACATTCAGTTCACCTGTCATGCTAAGACTGATAACGACATGACGCCATCTGCtggacacaaataaaacaacatttaatgACGTGACGGGTAAAAGAAAGTGAAAATGGATTTATGAACAGAGCTGAGACGCCATCACAGGGTGTGAGATCTCTGCTGACAAAGACGTTTTAGGAGGATTTTAACTGGaaaagtgactttaaactggTGAGTCTGACTGTTGACAGAACTTCTAGAACAAATGGCTGAGAAACTTTTTGAAAACTTCCTGAGCTGCcatgtgtgctcagagactttCAGAGATcctgtgactctgagctgcagccacagcttctgttcaagctgcctgcagaaattctgggaacaaactaaaaacaaaaactgtcccATCTGTAAAAGAAGATCATCAAAGGATGATCCAGGAATTAGTTTCACTCTGAAGGAACTGGCTGACTCGTTTGCTGGGAGACAGAAACCTGAATCatcagagagagtgaaagaaacaaaggaggaggtggtgtgtAGTAAACACCCAGAAGAGACTAGAATGttctgtgaggacgagcagagagctgtgtgtcctgtctgtgagtttactctgcaccagactcacaaagtggttcctgtagaacaagcagtcagagacctgaaggagcagctgagatctgacttaaagtctctgcaggacaagagggacaaatacaaacaagtggaggacacatacaatgaaatgtctcaacacgtcaagaagcagctgttgtccacagagacgcagatcagagcagagttcaacaagctccaccagttcctgaaagaggaagaggagtccagactggcagctctgagggaggaagaggagcagaaggggaagactctgagcagagagatgaagaggattcagcagcagatgtcctctctgtcagacagcatctctgctgttgaagaagagctgcagaaacagcaggtgtcattcctcagcagttataaagacactcagagcagagccagagcccagagctcactgtcagatccacagctggtctcaggagcactgatagatgtggccaaacacctgggcaacctgtccttcagagtctgggagaagatgaaggacaaggtccacttcagtcctgtcattctggacccaaacactgctgACAGAGAGCTCTATCTGTCTGATGATCTGACCAGTGTGAGACGTGGAGACACATGGCAGAaacttcctgataatccagagagaaACACTAAATATACAACTGTTTTAGGCTCTGAGGGCTTCAGCtcagggaaacacagctgggaggtggaggtgggagatcatccTCGCTGGAATGTTGGTTTAGCTAAAGAGTCAGTTGATAGAAAGGGAGAGAGCTATGCTTCACCAGAATATGGAATCTGGTGTTTATATCATCGCAATGGAAAATACACTAATGGTGATGGTaagactgtcacagttcagaagagtctccagaggatcagagtccagctggactatgacaggggggaggtgtccttctacaactctgaagacatgactcacatctacactcacagagacactttcactgagaaactcCTCCCATATTTTATGATTGGAGAGTCTGATGGTTCAACAACCACTGATATCAAAgtgtcagtctgaggtttctctGAGATGATCAGAGATGTGAGGATAATTCCACTTTTTgattttgatgttgttgagcAGCAGAGTTGATTTGTTGTGGAGTGTCACAGAAATATtgaatccatctgtctgtgctgtcagaaatcaatgatgtcatgtagttattattttctttgattgtttccatggaaaccagcagcaacaacatgaAATCCTTCCTGGAAATCATTGATTTAAAGATcaatgatttatttgttttctttgattcaGATGTTGAACTCCTGTTTTTGATATTATTGATCCatgcttttctgttttctgctgtatttgCTGATATTTGAGCAGTTTTCTCTGTCATGATTCATCTTTTTACTTCAtctggtttcctgttttattttgaaataaagtggattttgttGAATGTTTGACTCATGTTCATGGTTGATGTGTAGAAATGTTGATCTGACATGTTTCTGTGGTTTGCAGGTTGTTACAGTCTAACTGGAGTAAAGGAGTATGTCGCCATCTGCTGGTGATCACCTGCACGTACCAGAACCAGACAAAGTGCTCTTATTTATGTAAAATCCAAACGAACATTTAAACCTCTGagttatataaaaacacaaaaaaggaagTTATCAGCAGAGACCAGAACAGTTTTTGtcccaggctgtaaacatgtttatttctgctgtaaagttggacatttttacTTTTTGATCTCTTCAGGGAAATTCAGCTCACAGTTAGGAACTTAAAAACCTCAAAACCTGTGGTCTCCTTTGTCTCCATGATGTGAGAAGTCAGGACCACTGGTCTGATGTCTGCTTTGGGTCCTGGAAGGAGACTTGATGTTCCCCACAGAACAGGTAGTCTGAGGCAGACAGGATGTGGACTGGAGCTCCACCTGccccgcagcagcagcagcacagtgtttGAAGAGCCTGGGCGGACTGCAGCCTCCTCAGCTCAGTTCTCAGCTCATCCACCATGAGGAGCAGCTAAAGAGGCGCTGGAGCAGTTTGAAGATCTGCAGGAAACCCAAACAGaagagaaacaggaagctgtgagTCAGAGGtggagacagacggacagacatctgtgaagctgcaggaggaagaaaaaatatcCGGAGCTTTTCCAAATGTGTCAAGTTTGCAGCTAGAGGTCAGAGTTGACCTAAACTTTCTGATTTCTAAACTTCTCGTCACGTGACCAGCCTGTTACGTCGAGCCGGATGTCTCAGTGCATCAGAGTATTTTCCGTGTTTTGACCCGTTCTGGCTGCAGAGCGCCGTGCGTCCTGAGAGGGGAGTGgacggggagggagggagggaggagacagcagaggagggagggcagTGGAGCAGGACGAGGAGTGGGGGGGAGACAGGAGGAAAACATTCAGCTCTAGTTTCTCCTCGTAGTTGAGCGGAGAGTTTGTTGTTTATGCCCGAAACTGCAGCCGCAGCCGCAGCGCACCGAGCCAGGACGCACGGACGCACGGTAAGACGCCGCCGCTCACTTTCGGTCTTTCTGACCTCTGAAGGAGTGAAGGTGAAGGAGGGAGGCTGAGATGGAGTTTTTGTtggggaagagagggaggaggaaggcagaCAGCTCGACAGGAAGCTGTGGTGGATGCTgcctctctccgtctctctccgtctctctgccTCCGGGGACCGAAGCGAAAAAGTAACGGAAAGAGTTCAGGAGAAAGCTCGGCCGCACCTCTCTCACTGTAACTCAAACTTCcagctgcttctgttttctcctcctttcaGGCCACATTGCGGTGcggggctttttttttcttactgggAACAATCATGAGTCTGACTGTCGGTAAATGATGTCAGTGCAATTCACCTCATTTACAGAGGAAGGAACTCATCTAAGGAGTCATTCTGAGACAGGCAGGGGCCACAGACAGCTCCACAGCCAGGCGACAAGTTCACAGGAGGACCTCCACTGCTTCACATCACATGTTGGACACTGGGTCAGTGTCACATTGACTCCAAGGTTAGAGTGCTCCCTGTTTGATGCTTAAAGAAAGACCTAAAAGGAAGACCAGACCCCACATGTGATGGACACCAAAGACAGCGTACCTCATGTAGATGTTAACACTGGCTGCTTAGACAAATAGACTGCAGCTTGTATATGATGCTGAAGGAATAGTGTTAGCGCCCCCCATATGACAGGCCAGGACCTTCCTGTAGACAACATGGACCGCTCATAGTGAAGAAAGCACATTAGCCTGCTCTGTCTGACACTGTCCTCATGAAGGACACCACATTTGGTTGGTATACATCCGACCAGATACGACACATGGTTACGACCCGATGCCATCCGTTCATGGGATCAATACAGCTGCAGTAGTTGGAGGTATAGTGGTGGCAGCATGGTGGATCTTGTGGTTTGAGCCCCCCTGACACCGGGAGCTGTTGTGTTATAGACgttaaaaactactggttaaggttaggcactGAAATCCCCATGAACATCCTGAGAAACATGGGGGAGACACGTGCatgttttgttgtctgtttGGTCAAAGGTCCGGTCCTTTATGGAGGTTTTTCCTAATGTCATTGTCTAACGTACGTTGATGCTGATAAACCTGGGCCGCTTCTTCATGGGGCCCTGAATCAGATACAGATATGATGTCATGCAGTGTGACCTCAGTCTGAAGATTCATGTTGCAACTCATCAGACCATACGTGGGAGTCGTCACAGATCTGTGTTGACAGGAGCTGGACGTCCTCACCAGTCCAGGCTCTGAccccacatccacacacacgcacaggcgTAGCAGCCAGTGCTTCACAAAAGGCAGTTTTTACAAATGTTGGTGTCAGAGTGGTGTCTCGTTGTTGGTCTTTGGTGCATGTGGGCCACTTCAGACTCCAGTTCACACTGGAGTCTGATTTAAACAATTATGTAAACAGCCAAACTGGATCTGATCTCAAAACAAAGATCCAGATGGAGGTTGGAGACCTGCAGTATGGAGCAGACGCTTTGACCAAGGTCACACAAGGTCATTCCTGGAAATTCAATCTCAATCAATAAGTTCCAGCCTCACACAAGCGGTGCAGCCAAGCAGCTCACAGGCTGTTAGGTATGGACAATATTAAGGGTCAATCAAAATGTCAGAGTTTGATCAGGTAAGATGAGAGGACCAGTGTGTTCTGACAGGTCAGGTGAATAATTCAGAGCTTGATTGTTTGGGTCTTTTGGTTCGGCGCTGTCATAACTGCGCCTCACCTCTCTTTGCCGCTCATGAGTGCACAGCGTAAAACTAGGAAGAATTAATGAAAGGTCAACAGGCTCAGCCATGTGagcacacagagatgtgtggTTCCAGTATCATCAGCCCGCAGagatgctgttgttgttgttgttgttgttgagtttGGTTTCTTTTGTAAAGTATCAGTCTGGATATTGTTCTTCGATCCCAGCATTGATCTAGTAATAGAAGCTTTACCACAGAAAAATATAAGGCTTTTATTCTGGCCTGGATTTTTTCTTAATGCACTAAAGTCACTTCAGATTGGAGGTGTAAGCTGGAAACTTAACCCAGATGGAGCCAGAAATTAATCATAAGGCAGcagaaaatgaatattttagaCATATAACACATTTAGCATTTCACAAACATGGGTGGATAAAATGCTAATTACactgacattttcttttttcttaaaaGTTACCAAAACTGTGTGGGAGTGAGTCGTCTTGACGCAGTAAAATCTTTGTTTCCTCCAACACTTCAGACTCCAGCAAAGTGTGCAGCAGTTAGCTGCGGCTGCATGCCAAACCTATTAGTTGTCCAGTGCGGATCCTCACTGGACGTATTGTCAGAGGGGGCATCTGTAAtcgctaacatgctaacaaggAAGGAATGAGAGGACGATCTCTCTTTTAAAAGTTTCCTGGATTTGCTGATAGAAATCAGGATTTTGTCATGTTGTGGAGCGGTGGTGCTTTGAAGAGATGTAGGTGTTGTCTTCAAAGAGTTGCCGTCAGTCAGTGATGTGCTTCATGTGCACTGACTTACAGCCTGACAGCATGGTATATTGTGTCAGTCCgaagcagcctgtgtgtgtgtgaacactgccGGGTGTGTGAAGTGTTTGTCAGGTCTGTGATATTTCCTTCAGTGAAAGGCGGTGTTGTTTTGTCCATCGCACTCTGACGGCCGTTCATCTCACTGTGTGTCAGTACCTGCGAAGGTGCGGCTGGTCTGTGGTTTCACAACAGCAGAAATTTGGatcagttaaaggtagggtaggaggttttgacACTCAGTGAgaatcagccagatttggagagtaaacacacgcccctttctctcggcgctcaccccgaagccacgcctcccaatcacatggacgcgcattaacctgaagacgagctgcggtctgtgacttcggccatcatgcacgtacctctctggtgcgcgcagagcaggaagagagtgacaaccagccaatactccgcgcagggtccacccggaggattggctgatgtttttagcgttttatagcttccacagataaagcgaaactgacgaactaatcggttgctatcggattgtaaagagaagttacactaatttaacaaaaagtgcatcagaaggaaatctcctacccaaACTTTAAGTTATTTTTGTGCTGTGATATCATCACAAAACAAACCCAGCTAACCTCTCAGTGTTTGAGTGCAGGGGGACTCAGGCTGGTCTTTTCTTCAGAAGTTGCTGTTTAGGACACACTTAGTGCACTTAGTGGCTTTTAGCGCCGCTTCCGGCCATTGTTGAGCCACCGTAACAGGTTTGTGGAAGGCAGATAGGATAGGATAGATTGGAAAATGTTGATGAcgtgttgttgtttgtggccATTTTCTGATCTTAGGTCATAAAACTGCTTCATTATTTGAAGACACACAGTTTGATGACTGCCTGGTTGATTTATTGCTGACTGATTTTGAGGCTCTGCTTCTCTTTACAGACTCTGGAGTTGTGTAACATACAGTGTGTAGATAGCTATAATTAGCATGAGGCCTGATAACACAAGCACCTGCTGATAGAGACAAGACAGGAAGTGTAAGCCGCGTTAGTGGAGCGCTGAAAATCCAAACAAAAAATGACCAAAATGAAAGCACCCTCAGTCATTCCAGCTAACATGGAGGGATTctctataaataaaataaccaaaaacagacacaaaacaaccacacagggacaaaaaactacc
The genomic region above belongs to Parambassis ranga chromosome 9, fParRan2.1, whole genome shotgun sequence and contains:
- the LOC114440939 gene encoding nuclear factor 7, brain-like, whose protein sequence is MAEKLFENFLSCHVCSETFRDPVTLSCSHSFCSSCLQKFWEQTKNKNCPICKRRSSKDDPGISFTLKELADSFAGRQKPESSERVKETKEEVVCSKHPEETRMFCEDEQRAVCPVCEFTLHQTHKVVPVEQAVRDLKEQLRSDLKSLQDKRDKYKQVEDTYNEMSQHVKKQLLSTETQIRAEFNKLHQFLKEEEESRLAALREEEEQKGKTLSREMKRIQQQMSSLSDSISAVEEELQKQQVSFLSSYKDTQSRARAQSSLSDPQLVSGALIDVAKHLGNLSFRVWEKMKDKVHFSPVILDPNTADRELYLSDDLTSVRRGDTWQKLPDNPERNTKYTTVLGSEGFSSGKHSWEVEVGDHPRWNVGLAKESVDRKGESYASPEYGIWCLYHRNGKYTNGDGKTVTVQKSLQRIRVQLDYDRGEVSFYNSEDMTHIYTHRDTFTEKLLPYFMIGESDGSTTTDIKVSV